In Corynebacterium aquilae DSM 44791, the genomic stretch GAAAGATCCGTCATGGTCAGGCGGTAGCTTGGGGTGCTGTGGCAGCTGGATTGGCGCTGTGGGTGACAGCGGCGATTATGCGGCCGGATGCTTTTCCGATGGGGATTTTGCAGGGTGAAACCTATACCGGGGTGTATCCAGATATGTCTGCTGTATCCGAATCTCCCGTGTGGGCCCCAGCGGAGTGGTTGGAGGTTGTTGCGGTGGGGCTGATGTTGGCGGGGCCGACGGTTTCCAGAAGCCTCGCTGCGAAGGCCGATGGTCTCGACATTATCGGGCAGCGTTAACAAACTGGCCCATACGCTTGCTCCCAGTTGGTGCCCGGGACAGTGGCTAGATTTCTAGATTCCTGTCTCCTTTTAAGTCTGTACATGCCTATACCTACTGGCCAGCCCTTGAAAGGGCTTTTCACATGGCATCGTCTGCCCTCGATGAGGAAGGTCTGGGGGCGATTTGATTGTCGCCATTGGTGAGGCAGTTTCATCTGATCCTTGCATGAGCTTGCCGGTTTTTTGATGGTCTTTTGGGTGAGTGGCGAGAAACGTATGAGGAAAGTCTCATGGGGAGCTGGCCTGTGATTGCAGCGTAGAAAAACCCGTTTAAACAGGCGGTATGGCGGTTGATTAATTTTTCGGGGGGGGGAGGGTGTCTTGCCTTTTAGGAAACCCTTGATAGGGAGGTGAGGTGCACCTAAAGTGATTTGCAATTCAGTGCAAATAGTGGCTCAGGCGCGCGTTTGCTTATCTTCCCCCTTGAGGAGTTTTCGTGATTACGGTACGAGATATCAGCCATATTTACGGACGGGGTGCGCGGGCGGTCCAAGCCCTTCACGGTATTAGCGCAGATTTCCCTAGGGGAACGACTGCGCTGTTGGGGCCTAATGGTTCCGGCAAGTCAACGCTGATGAACATTATTGGCACGACCATTACTCCCACCCAGGGTGAACTGTTCTATAACGACAACGTCGTTGACCGGTCGACTGTGGAGGAATACCGCACTGAGCTCGGTGTGGTGCCTCAACATATCGATTTGCCGAAAAGGATGCGTTTGGCAGATGTCTTGAGCTATCTGTGCTGGGTGCATAAGGTGCCTGCAGCGCGCTCTCGAGCGGTGATTGATGCTGTGCTTGAGCGGCTTGAATTGACCGCTAAGCGCAATGCCCGTGTTGGGGACTTGTCGGGTGGGCAGCTACGGCGCGCGGGTTTTGCGTGTGCGATGCTGCACCAGCCGAATGTGTTGTTGCTTGATGAGCCGACAGTGGGCCTGGACCCGGAAGTGAGGATGGAAATCCGTCATCTGATTGCGGAGCTTGCTTCGTCTGCCACTGTGCTGCTGAGTACTCACCTGCTGGAGGACGTGCGCTTCCTATCACCCCGTGTGGTGATGATCAACGGCGGCCACATGGTGTTTTCGGGCAGTTATGAGCAGTTCATTGCGGCGTTGCCTGGTGAGACAGGTGGGCAGGAATCTTCTGTAGAGCAGGCCTATCAGCAGATGTTGCGTGGCCATTCGTCGGACGCGCAGGCTAGTGGCGATACTTGGGGCGGTGTGCGGTAGCTATGAATCGTTCTAAGCGTCACACTCCACGCAGTGCCCAGCCTGCGGGAACCAAGCACCCTCACCATGCTGCGCACCCGCGAGAACGTGTGGGCGGCGGGGCTGCTGGCCCATGGCTGGTTGACGTGGGTCATCTTGTCACCCCGGTGGTCATTATTGTGATCGCCTGTGGGCTCGCTATCCGCTTGATGCGCTTGCCGTG encodes the following:
- a CDS encoding ABC transporter ATP-binding protein; translation: MITVRDISHIYGRGARAVQALHGISADFPRGTTALLGPNGSGKSTLMNIIGTTITPTQGELFYNDNVVDRSTVEEYRTELGVVPQHIDLPKRMRLADVLSYLCWVHKVPAARSRAVIDAVLERLELTAKRNARVGDLSGGQLRRAGFACAMLHQPNVLLLDEPTVGLDPEVRMEIRHLIAELASSATVLLSTHLLEDVRFLSPRVVMINGGHMVFSGSYEQFIAALPGETGGQESSVEQAYQQMLRGHSSDAQASGDTWGGVR